In the genome of Desulfovibrio sp. Huiquan2017, the window CATGCGCGGCGAGTTCTACACCGCCTACACCCCCTACCAGCCCGAGGCGTCTCAAGGCACCCTGCAGGCCATCTTCGAGTACCAGACCGCCGTGACCCGGCTGCTGGGCATGGAGTGCGCCAACGCCTCGGTCTACGACGGCGGCACCGCCCTGTACGAGGCGCTGATGATGGCCGTGCGCAAGACCAAACGGCGCAAGATCGTGGTCTCCGAGGCCCTCAACCCCATCTATCGGGTCATGCTCGGTTCCTACACCTCCAACCTGGATGTCGAGTTCGTCACCGTGCCCCACAAGGACGGCATGACCGACATCGAAGGGCTCAAGGCGGCGCTCGACGACTCCATCGCCGCCGTACTGGTGCAGAACCCGAACTTCTTCGGCTCCATCAACGATTTCACTGAACTGTTCGCCGCCGCAAAAGCGGTCAAGGCCGTGTCCGTCGTGTCCGCCTACCCGGTGCTCCAGGCCCTGCTCAAGACGCCCGGGGCCATGGGCGCGGACGTCGCCGTAGCCGAAGGGCAGTCCCTGGGGCTGCCGCTCTCCTTCGGCGGGCCGTACCTGGGAATCATGACCTGCACCAAGCCCATGGTCCGCCAGATGCCCGGCCGCATCGTGGGCCGGACCACGGACACCGAGGGCCGCACGGGCTACGTGCTCACCCTTCAGGCCCGCGAGCAGCACATCCGCCGCCAAAAGGCCACGTCCAACATCTGCTCCAACCAGTCCCTGTGCGCCTTGCGCGCGCTGGTCCACCTGTGCGCCCTGGGCGAGCTCGGCCTCAAGCGCGCGGCGCGGGTATCGGTCGAACGCGCCCACATCTGCGCGGAAAAGCTGACCGCCGTTCCCGGTGTGTCCCTGCTCACCAAGGGGGCCTTCGGCAACGAATTCGCCGTAACCCTGCCCGTCAACGCCTTCGAGGTCATCGCCAAGCTGACCGAGCGCGGCTATGTGCCGGGCTTCCCGCTGGGACGGTATTTCGAGGGGCTGGAAAACGGCCTGTTGGTGGCCTGCACGGAAAAGACCAGTGAAGAACAGATCGGCATATTCGCCGAGATGCTGCGAGGTGCGCTGAAATGAAAACCATATTCCAAAAATCCGTAGCCGGACGCGAGGGCTGCTGGCCCTGCGAAGGCATAGCCGAAGAGGCCTACATTCCCAAGGAACTGCTGCGCGACGGCGAAGTCGGACTGCCTTCTGCCTCCGAGCTCGACGTGGTCCGCCACTTCACCCGGCTCTCCCAGCGCAACTACGGCGTGGACGGGAACTTCTACCCGCTCGGGTCGTGCACCATGAAGTACAACCCCAAATTCACCGAGGTGGTCGCGGCCATGCCCGGCTTCACCCGGCTGCACCCGGTCCTGCCCCAGCTTCGCGGCGCGGGCGGGCTGTGCCAGGGCGCGCTTGAGGTCATGTATGAGACCGAGGCCCTGCTCTCGGAGATCACCGGCATGGCCGCCTTCACCCTGCACCCCATGGCCGGGGCGCACGGCGAGTTGACCGGGACCATGCTCATGGCCGCCTACCACAAGGATCGCGGCAACAAGAAAACCAAGGTCATCGTGCCCGATTCGGCCCACGGCACCAACCCGGCGTCGGCCGCCATCGCGGGCTTCGACGTGGTTTCCGTGGAGTCGAAGGACGGCATCGTGGACCCGGCCGCCCTGGCCGAGGTTCTGGACGACGAGGTGGCGGGCATGATGATGACCTGCCCCAACACGCTCGGCCTGTTCGAGAAGAACCTGCCCGAGATTGTCAGGATGCTGCGCAAGGTGGACGCCCTGCTTTACTATGACGGGGCCAACTTGAACGCCATCATGGGCAAGATGCGCGTGGGCGACGTGGGCTTCGACATCGTCCACCTCAATCTGCACAAAACCTTCGCCACCCCGCACGGCGGCGGCGGCCCGGGCTCCGGCCCGGTGGGCGTCAGCGAAAAAGTCGCGCCTTTCCTGCCCATCTCCCGCGTGGCCAAGCGCGAGGACGGCCGCTACTTCCTGGATTACGACCAGCCCAAGTCCATCGGCTACGTGGCCCCGTTCTACGGCAACTTCGGTGTGTACCTGAAGGCCTACGCCTACATCCTGCGCCTGGGCGGCAAGGGGTTGACCCGAGCCACCGAAAACGCGGTCCTGGCCGCCAACTACATGCGCAAGCGGTTGTGCGACCACTTCGAGGTCCCCTACAATCGCATCTGCATGCATGAATTCGTGGCCTCGGCTTCGGAACAGGCCAAGAAGGGCGTGCATGCGCTCGACTTTGCCAAGGGGCTGCTCGACAAGGGATACCACGCGCCCACGGTCTACTTCCCGCTCATCGTGCCCGAGGCGATCATGATCGAGCCCACCGAGACCGAGAACAAGGAAACCCTGGATCAATTCTGCGACGACCTCATCGAATTGGCCGGACTGGTGGACACCCACCCCGAAATCCTGACCTCGGCGCCGGTCACCCTGCCCGTAACCAGACTGGACGAAACCAAGGCCGCCCGCGCCATGGAGTTGACGGATGACCTTTGATCTCGTGGTGATAGGAGCAGGCCCCGGCGGATTCGACGCGGCCGTGGAAGCGGCCGGACTCGGCTTGTCCGTAGCCCTGGTGGAAAAGGACTTCCTGGGCGGCACCTGTCTGAACCGGGGGTGCATCCCGACCAAACTCTGGCTGGGGGCGACCTCGGCCATCGAGGAGCTGCACAACCAGGCCCGCATGAAGGTCGCCTCGGGCGAGG includes:
- the gcvPA gene encoding aminomethyl-transferring glycine dehydrogenase subunit GcvPA, which translates into the protein MPFVPHTEDEVREMLATIGVDSVEDLFAEITPDMRPKSFDLPEGLSEMEVLSKLEGLAAKNAINSVSFLGAGFYDHYIPAAVDALTMRGEFYTAYTPYQPEASQGTLQAIFEYQTAVTRLLGMECANASVYDGGTALYEALMMAVRKTKRRKIVVSEALNPIYRVMLGSYTSNLDVEFVTVPHKDGMTDIEGLKAALDDSIAAVLVQNPNFFGSINDFTELFAAAKAVKAVSVVSAYPVLQALLKTPGAMGADVAVAEGQSLGLPLSFGGPYLGIMTCTKPMVRQMPGRIVGRTTDTEGRTGYVLTLQAREQHIRRQKATSNICSNQSLCALRALVHLCALGELGLKRAARVSVERAHICAEKLTAVPGVSLLTKGAFGNEFAVTLPVNAFEVIAKLTERGYVPGFPLGRYFEGLENGLLVACTEKTSEEQIGIFAEMLRGALK
- the gcvPB gene encoding aminomethyl-transferring glycine dehydrogenase subunit GcvPB — protein: MKTIFQKSVAGREGCWPCEGIAEEAYIPKELLRDGEVGLPSASELDVVRHFTRLSQRNYGVDGNFYPLGSCTMKYNPKFTEVVAAMPGFTRLHPVLPQLRGAGGLCQGALEVMYETEALLSEITGMAAFTLHPMAGAHGELTGTMLMAAYHKDRGNKKTKVIVPDSAHGTNPASAAIAGFDVVSVESKDGIVDPAALAEVLDDEVAGMMMTCPNTLGLFEKNLPEIVRMLRKVDALLYYDGANLNAIMGKMRVGDVGFDIVHLNLHKTFATPHGGGGPGSGPVGVSEKVAPFLPISRVAKREDGRYFLDYDQPKSIGYVAPFYGNFGVYLKAYAYILRLGGKGLTRATENAVLAANYMRKRLCDHFEVPYNRICMHEFVASASEQAKKGVHALDFAKGLLDKGYHAPTVYFPLIVPEAIMIEPTETENKETLDQFCDDLIELAGLVDTHPEILTSAPVTLPVTRLDETKAARAMELTDDL